GACCCATACCTTAAAGGAACCCTATTTagtaaaaattagaaaaagaactTTTTTTCACCAAACTTTATATAGTCATTttgataaataattaaatatcgTAGATATATTTTGATGTATAATTATTAAAAtacaaaaaaatataggaaacaatttttctgaaaataatttatgaaccaattgccattttttttaaaaaaaaattgagaccAAACAAACTACAACGCAGTTCTTGACCAAATTGTCAGTGAGTGAGAATAACGCCACTGCAGTTTGTCTCTGCACATTCACTTCAGCCAAAGTCACCTCTCGCTCTGATCTAACCAGGTCAACCCACTTCTCACCGTGGTGATGCACTAGCCGTGACCACTTCTTATATTCCATctcaaaaggagaaaaaaaaaagaaaaggtgaccACTTCTTATTCACATGTGTGTTTTGGGCCACCAAAACAATGAGAATTACACAGAGTACAAAACTCACCTCACACTGTCACACATCCATGGTCCATATTGATGTAAAATTCTGTACCTATTTCTGAATTTCTGGTCCCATAGTCAGGGGTTTTCACACTGAACCAACCTAGTATTAGTACCACATTGAGTCAGTAGTACTCCTAGTTGAGAACTTGAGATGAAGAAGTATATGAGTATACTAGCTacggttttttcttttttgggttcATGGTGATTGATGACTTTGCTGGGGTcaggttaaaaaaaaagttttctgCTCCTCTTATGTGGCACTTGCGGTCCTAGAATACGTGCAATTAATCTTTCTTTTAACAATGACATTTTCTTGCGTACTAAGTTCTTTGCTATACCTAAGTTCTCACTGAAATAGCAGAACTGTGTTAAGAGTTAGTAAATTAATGTTCCTATAAAAAGATTAACAAGAAGACTAGCAATCTGAATTAAGTTCTGAGACAAGTTGTCTTTTCAGTATTAACACGAAACCGCGTGTCTGTAGTCGATCAAAGTTTCTCAAAAGTTAAAATGGATCAATACATTTAGCTAGTTAGGTCAAGAGTACCTTCatactttccttttcttttttctttttatgagtGCCAATGTATTAAATCGTAGTTCGCAGTCACGTTCCAATCGAGGTCAAAAGTTACtaggaaaaaaattactatATCTGCTCCAAACTAAttacaaaagaaataaaaatattaattttcaaacatgggaaaaacaaaatatattcaagTTTGACGGATAGCCTCCTGAGCCATGAAACCACACAGCAAGCATATAAACAacttggaagaaaaaaaaacccattgtATTCGAGTTAGAAAATAGTATCTGTTCAACTTAAAAAGCATAGAATAGGCATATAAGCGACATTGACATGGGCAATGGTGTTGTCGTACTGCACGTGTGGGGGGAGGAAATAGCAGTGATACAAGTAGAATTCACTAAATACCAAAAGGACTAGTAGGAGTACCACGTGAAAAGTGTGGTAAGCCACTAGTTATGTATGTTCAGTTTCATttcattcatttcatattataaaatgttttgattttttctctatttgaacttttattTTAATAGCTCGGGTGGttattaagtttgactaagtttataaaaaaaacatattatcatttatataaaaaaatatattatgaaaatatatgtaatgttagatttaatactAATTTAATATTGTAGAAGtcgctaaatttttctataagcttagtaaaacttaaaaaattttaactacgaaaaaaatctaaacatcttataatataaaatggaggaagcacttaaaagaaaaaaaaacgacaaACTAGTTTCCAGTATTcatgtttttaaaataaaagacCAGAACTGTAGGAGTGATAAGTAGCACCAGACACTTGCTGGCTTCTTTCCCCCCAATCCGCCACTTGTACTCCAAAAGGACTTACAAAAAAATTTAATACTATATTGGTAATAGACCGAGGAATTGAAAGAATAATcacgctatatatatatatatatatatatatatatatatatatatatatatatatatatatatatatatatatatatatatatatatatatatatatatatatatatatatatatatatatattcactaAGTATAAAATATTTCAGAGATTCCCTTGTGGAATTTGTTGTGCAGAACCGAACAGAACAATGATGCCAACAGTGGCACAGTGCAGGCCACCAAACTGACAATAAGCCCAAACCAAAGCTTCCTCAATCCTCACTGCAGCTCACCCCGACCCGACCCGACCCGAGCCATGTATGCTCGCCACGCCATGTGTTCCAGGCCACACGATTCGGGCAGCAAGAGCCGAGCAGACGAGCGTTTATAAATACCCATCCTTACATCCAACCTCGAGGAGGAGATCACaaaccgcgcgccgccgccgacgccgacgacgacgaagacgacggcgagcgaGAGCGCGCGCGACTCCCACTCCGACGATCTTGAACTTGTGTGTACGCTATTAtcgtccgtcgtcgtcgtcgccgtcgttgtaTTGTGTTGGCTTTTAGCTATCACTCCCCTTCGTCCTCGGCGGCCGGCCGGACGtgctgctcgatcgatcgaacgccggcggcctccgccgccgccgccgtcgtgattGAGGTGAGCGACTCCATGGATAAGAACCGACGGGTGATCGATGCTGACTAGCTAGCTATTCTTAGCCATGTGTGAGTGTGTGACTGACCCCGCAAACGCTGCATGATGTGCAACGTACTCTGCATGCCTTCCACGGCGGCCAATCTTGTGAGACCGATTCTTGCACGATTGTTTTCTCAGCTCATCTGATCCATCTCATCGAATCTTCTGCGCATTGATCAGTTCTGTGCTACGCTGCTCCAGTTTTTGCAGGATCAGTACTAGGGTTCATCTTGGAGAACCAATTTGATTCGATAGAACGAGCGAGTCGAAGAAGATGGTGCTCGCGAGCACGCCGAAGGTGGTGCTGGGATGCGTGGCGTTCACGATCTTCTGGGTGCTGGCCGTGTTCCCGTCGGTGCCGTTCATGCCGGTGGGTCGCACGGCGGGGTCCCTCCTGGGCGCCATGCTGATGGTGCTCTTCCGCGTGATGACACCCGAGGAGGCGTACGCCGCCATCGACCTCCCCAtcctcggcctcctcttcgGCACCATGGTCGTCTCCATCTTCCTGGAGCGCGCCGACATGTTCAAGTACCTCGGCAACATGCTGTCGTGGAAGAGCCGCGGCAGCAAGGACCTCCTCTTCCGCGTCTgcgtcgtctccgccgtcgccagcgCGCTCTTCACCAACGACACCACCTGCGTCGTCCTCACCGAGTTCATCCTCAAGGTGGCGCGCCAGAACAACCTCCCGCCGCAGCCGTTCCTCCTCGCGCTCGCGTCGAGCTCCAACAtcgggtcggcggcgacgcccaTCGGCAACCCGCAGAAcctcgtcatcgccgtcgagaGCGGCATCACGTTCGGCCAGTTCCTCCTCGGCGTGTTCCCGGCGATGGTCGTCGGCATCCTCGCCAACACCTGCATCCTCCTCTGCTACTTCTGGAGGTACCTCTCCGCCGACCGCGACCAgctcgagggcggcggcggcgcgcatggtcccgaggtcgtcgccgacgaggaggtcACCTCGCACCGGTTCACCCCGGCGAGGATGTCCCACGCGTCGTCCGTCAACGACAGCGACTGCATCAGCGAGCCCATCCGCCGGAGCGAGAGCATGAACCGCGCCGACGCGCTCCGCAGCCGGAGCTACAACTCCGAGGGCGACATCCAGGTCGCCATCCGCTCGCTCCGGGCGTCGAGCCTGTCGCGCGAGATGGTGGAGGTGTCCACCGTCTGCGACCgccgcgacgtcgtcgtcgacggcggcggcggcggcgggccgcgcAAGATCACCAGGTCGACGAGCCACCAGCGGAGCGTCATCATCGAGGACGCGCCGGAGCAGCACCAGCATCCGGCCGGCCTTTTCGACGGCGAGAAGGACAAGGACGACGAGGCGatcggcaagcggcggcggtggaaggtGATCGTGTGGAAGTACGCCGTCTACCTCACCACCCTCGGCAtgctcgccgccctcctcctcggcctcaaCATGTCGTGGACCGCCATTACCGCCGCCCTCATCCTCCTCGCCCTCGACTTCACTGACGCCCAAGCTTGCCTCGAGAAGGTCAATCAAACTCTCAACTGAaaatttctactccctccgtttctagatatttgatgctgttgacttttttaaacatgttttatcatttgtcttattaaaaacttttgtgaatattattcaaaaatttgagtagtagtagtatatttaacaataaatcaaatgataggaaatgaattaataattacttaaattttttgaatacgattaaacatgttttaaaaaatcaacggcgtcaaatatttaggaacaGGGAGAGTAACAGTTTCTTGCTCTGAATTTTTCAACTGTTATCTTGAGCTGAATTATTTACTGTTTTGCTAAGTGATTGTTGGTGAATTTGCAGGTGTCATACTCGCTGCTGATCTTCTTCTGCGGGATGTTCATCACGGTGGATGGATTCAACAAGACTGGAATTCCAAACACTCTCTGGGAGCTCGTCGAGCCGTATGCGAGAATCGATAGCCCGAAAGGCGTCGTTCTTCTCGCGATCGTCATCCTTGTTCTGTCAAATGTGGCATCAAATGTTCCAACAGGTAAAGAAAACTTTAATTTGGTACTATAAATGTTCATTTTTAGTTGGTCAAATATTCGGAGAAGTAGACACATCATGGCACGTGCACACACTGTTCACCTTCCGAAAAAATTCTTGCGTTTTTGACCGTGAAACAGTAGTGAAGTACCATACTTTTGTGGTGGTATATTACCCAGATCACATATGATGCAGAGGAGTTGACAATGTGGAGAAATCGTAGTCATAATATTCCTATCATGTTCCATGTTTacttatggaaaaaaaaagttgatttcAGAATCCACTAATGTTGACTAGTTAACTCTGTCGTGGCTGACAACGTACTTAAACTAGATCTTTTAGAGATGTCCGTACATTCAGTAGGCCACAGAATTAACCTTCTAAGTTGAAATTGCAGCAAAATTAAGAAATCAGTCCACAAATCTTGTATTTACTACTACTTTTTATAAGCCTGAAAATATAGTATTTTACTACTTTTCAAAGCAGGGAGATGATTCTTTTCTCCCCCAAAACTCATGATTCTTCAGATTTGATATTATCTTACTAATTTGTCACATACCTATTGGGTACATACATAGATTCAGAGTTCTCTGAAACTGCTAACATTATGTCTGAACTCAAATTGCAATTTCAGTTCTACTGCTGGGCACAAGAGTGGCAGCATCAGCCGCAGCGATCTCCCCTGCATCGGAGAAGAAAGCCTGGCTGATCCTGGCCTGGGTGAGCACGGTGGCCGGCAACCTGACCCTCCTCGGCTCAGCCGCGAACCTGATCGTCTGCGAGCAGGCGAGGCGCGCGCAGTTCTTCGGGTACAACCTCACCTTCTGGAGCCACCTCCGCTTCGGCGTGCCGTCGACGATCATCGTCACCGCCATCGGCCTTCTCATCGTCATGAGCTACTGATGAACAAGCCTCAAATGGAGAAGAAGAAGTAAGTAAGTAGCAGCAATCGAAATCACGTAGCAGCAGTACAAGATTGAAGgttttactactactactactatttcaGCTGGTTTCTTCCACAAAGGTAAAGAAGAATGGAAGGAAGCAGCTGTGGATATGATGGATGCAGATGGGGACTGAACTGAAATACTAGGTTCAGCTGAGAAAAAACAATGTGATACTTTGTAATgtgttttttgttgttatagCTGGGTTTTGTGTTCTGTACTTGTAATCTTttaatccatgcatgcatgcgcgaAGCAAAATTAAGCGCGAGGTTGTGTCGCTAATTAATCTGCTGAAAAGCAAAAAAATAAGTGGGGGCAGATTATTGTTTGTAGATGATGATAATTAATGACCCAGTCGATGGAACTTGGAATTAGTCGGCGTACTTTGTACCCTGTTGTAAGGTGAAGCAAGGCCTTTGATAGGAATGGATATATGGTGATGTTATTTTGCTTCTGGCGTTGCCTTTTGTGGTTTTGTTCACTTGTGTTTTTTGTTGGATCTAGATGTAAATTAAGCGGTCCAGTTTATCACAAAACACTAGTCAATGTGCtatagcaaaaaagaaaaaaaaggcactgTGTATAGTGCTACTTAAATGTGGCAATGGGTTATACTCGTTGAGATAAAGTGAATGGAATAATTATAAAATGTGGCACTATATTTGttgacaaaaaataataaaccatTTGTAAACACCGATGGACCAAGCAAAATATTATTCGGCTGCTGGGCCATCTTCAGATGAACCCATGGCCCTTTAGTCTCTTACCTTAGAAgagtggaataagttcactttaggtccctctatttgtcgcccagtccgattttcaCCCTTTGgtcgcaaaaccagatataactcatccctcaacttacaaaaccgcgTAGAAAAGGTCCCTCGGCACTATTATGCCTGGTTTTGaatgacgtggcgcctacatggctccctttgactaggtcctcatcccacgtggcattgacgtggcgcttacgtggcaattggATCCcaggaaaataataaaaaaccatgggacccacatgtcagctactcagctacacaaaaataatagaaaaaaggtGGGACCtatgtggtcccacatgtcaacctcCCTCGTCTCActatccctctctctctcatctacaCGGCGAGGAGAagggcgagcggcagcgggcggAGCGCGGACCagaggggcggcgggcggcgcggagaGAGCGCTGCGAGGGAGgaggcttcttcttcttcctcctctctccaggCATCTCCGGCAGTCGGCGatacggcggcagcgacggccggcgactcgacggcggcggcaggagcacTGGGCAGGGGGGGAAGTCGGCAGGGCACGGGCGACGATGAGACaatggccgtcgccggcggcgcggcgcgcgacgATGCGCCTTCCCGAGGCGGCCGACGGCGCCGACGCGCGGCCTGGGCATGCAGCAGTGGCGGCGACGCTACCCCGGAAGAAGGGGAGCGCGGATctggcggcgctgctgctgcggcggcgataGGCGTCGGCTCCGAATCCGCAAgcttcccttcccttctcgCCAGCGGACATCCACCTCCGCTTACCGCCCAGGTCGTTCACGCTTCAATTTGCTGCCTCAACTGGATATGTTTAGCTTACATATCTGGTTCTTTCGTTATGGGCTGAAGTGATCAATTGATGGTTTTGCCCGCGTTGACATGAGAATGGTCCTCTTTTGGTGCCGGACAAAATTTGATCTCTACCATTTGCAGCCCTGGAGTGGCTCACAGCAGCCCAACCACCATGCGTTCCAACGCCAGCCATCAATCCTTGTCGCGCGCTGTAAGACACGGGCGAATGAGGActaggagaagagagggagaggcgtGGGGGAGGTAGCTCACGAGGTTCCCGGCGCCGACGGTGCAGAACCCGTTGGAAACGTCGACGAGGACAAACCCCACCTgcccccgctcgccgccgccggtagccAGGACGAGGTCGGCGTCCGGCTGTAGGGGCACCGCCCCCCGGAGCCCTCCCATCGCTTCGGCGGCGCTGGTGGCGTCGGACCCCATTGCACAGCGCGCGCGTGGCTGGAGGCTGGTCTTCGGGTTGACCTCGAGCTCTCGCCACCGGTGTCTCGCTCGCTGCCCCATCCCGCCCGTCGCTCACTTCTACCGGCCGCCGCTTGCCCCGCTCCATCGgcaggagagagaagggatagagagaagaggggagagaggtagagagaagagggaggagtgaggatgacatgcgggcccacatgggacccaccattttttattattaggggttattattttgtgtgtgaaactgacatgtgggtcccatgggttttattattttttcggatcgaattaccacgtaagcgccacgtcagatgaagaccgagtcaaattagccacgtaggcaccacgtcagccaaaaccgctatcaaaaccgccgagagaACTCGTTTGCCCAGTTTtcataagttgggggacgggttgtactcggttttgtggttcaggatGAAATCAGACtaggcgacaaatagagggacctaaagtgaacttattcctagaaGAGTTCTTCCCAGCTCTACTGGGCCTAAAAGTTGGCCCATCGGTTTTCAGGGATTCGTATCGTCTGCCATTAGGCGGAAATGGCAGACGCGCACAGTGTTTTGGGTCTGATGCTACAGTAACAAGCAGGATTATACCAGTATTGCACTGTAGATACAGTACAAACAGTACTGTAGCGATACACTGTTTGTATAGTACTGTAGCGAATAATCCCGTCCATTCGCTGTAGatcggacggctgagatcgTCCGAATGTCACGAGCACTGTGCTTCTCTGCCATTCCAGTAGATACGAACCCCGGTTTTCAGGGCCCTCTTCAAATGAACCATAGATTTCTGGGCAAGCCCACACAGTTTGCTATGCCGGCCCGCATagagctctcctctcctctcctccgtgGCAGATGGGAAGGCGCGCGCAGCGACTACAGGGGATACGAGTCCGTCTTCGTACGTCGTCTCCCGTAGTCCCGTTCGTTTGGGTTCTTCGTTCGCGAGCTTGTCGAGCTGCTCGAcaagccgccgcgcgccaccgtaCCACCACGACATCCGTGAAGAGGGCCGTGTGGAAGCTGGCGGCGTCTCGCCCATGACGTCGATCCTCCCCTCGCCCGCACCGCCATTGCCGTGCCAGCACACCAATCGGCGGAAGCGGACGCTCAAGGACGCGATCCACGTGTTCTACGTACCTGCGAGCGATCGCCAAGCCACCGGCGGGCAGGGCCGGCTCTATATTTTAGCGGAACCTTGCCGAACTTCGTAACATAAACCTTAAAAACTAATATACTTTTACTTGTAACTaatatatacttttataaatCGAAAATGATATGATGCGAATAAACATTATGAAAACTTAAAATCCTACCCTAATTTTTAGATAAAATAGATGCAAATgagaagataaaaaaatatcacaagACCTCATTTTAAGCTCTggccacaataaaataaatgtgtGGTCGCATGGGAGTTAGACATGAGGACGAGGTCGACATTCTAGTAGTTGAGTTGGTTTGTGATGGGTCCCGTACCGGCTTAGGTCCTAGGCGGTCACACGTCCGATCTAGGCCCCCTAAGACGGCCTTGCCGGCGAGCGAGTTGCGCTCCTGCTTCCATCGCAGCATGCTCATGGCTAGCCATTGCTACGGCCCACTCGACCCGGTCTCCAACATCATCGTCAACACTGTCTGGTACGACACCGTATTCCCGCCCCTATGACGCTCGAGTTAGACGTGATCGGCACGGAGAGCATCCACCGTGTGGAGAACCACTCCATGTATTGCCTTGCCTCCTTCCTCTGCACACGCTACCATGGCATGGATTATTTTTCCACCAAGCTGTGTGCTGCCTCCTCCAGGCAGATGCCAACCTTGTGTTGGCTGATCCCAATCTTCATCCTGACGCTGCCGCCATAATCGGGGCACAAGTAGAGCTAGAGTGTGGAGCAATCGCACTTCGGTCTGGTATCTTTGATAGTAGGGTCAACACACAATGTCAAGGCCCAGACACCAGCGTCAAGGACGCCTTCTtaaccgccgccaccaccgcccttcACCCCAACCCCGATGCTAAGGTGAACCTCCTCACGTTGTGCAAGGCGATGATGGGATCTGAGGCCTTGCCGATGATGCAGGGTGGTAAACAGCTCTTCTCTGACAACATTCACCGGCTTGTGATGTTGCTATCTCCTGGATCATCACCCCGTGCCCATGAGGATCCGCCGCTTCCTCCACTCTCCCTAACAGGGTGGTCTCTTGGAGAGCTTTCATGAAAGCTTGCAAGAATCACCAAGATGGTTACTGCCGCGTTGGATGCATACGAGCGGATGGAAAATGGGGATCCTGCCTTCGAGCTACACACGATTTGTAGTGTGAACAATGAGGTCTCTGACCCAGCAGACCTGCCAGACGTGTCTGGTCCTACTTACATGTATTTCCACTCTCACGTCATTTTTTCTAGTGACTCCGAAAATCCCTCATGCTCATGGAGCTTCTACGACGCTCTTTTTCACTGAACTTAGCAATGATGACGAGGAAGGTGCATCCTATTGTTGTCCAGTGCCTCTATCGATGCTATGCGCGGAACGAGTTTGGTGCCTCTACTGCGATTTCATGGGGGCTAGGATTGTGCACCATGTCAGGAAAAGCTTCCATGGGTGCAAGTCCGAGTTTGAGAAGTGGTGTGTGGAGAAAACCGCTTTGATGATTATGGTACGGTGATTTTGCTCTTGGAATGAGGCCGGAGCCATACCACACCAATTTGACCATCATCAACCATAGCCGCTTGATGGCGGACAATGCTTGCTTCAAGGTGGAAGAGGATTGCCTTTATGATGATATCTGTCCAAAATCCATGAGTCCGGAATGCATGAGTGTTAGAGACTATATGGACTACTTCTACTTATATATTATGATGAGGTTGGATCTAGGTTCAATGAGTGATGAGGAGTTTGATCCCCTTGCCACATTGTTTTTTCTAAAGATAACTTTACCATGTCTCATCGTCTATCACTATTAAGTGTAAAACTTGGTACCTTCAGTTACGTATCTCGAGGTATCCAagtttttagtgtaaaattttgataagtATAAGTACTTGGTCAAATTCTGtaaaagttttctttttctaatataGTGCCATCTCGTAGCATTTTGTAACGTGCTGTGGAGATGGAAACTAGTGGGCCCATTGCCCATGTACGCGAATATTaggaaggacctaatatcaaataattagaaggggtgagactTCGAACCCAAGTCATCTAGCCCACCATCTTG
Above is a window of Oryza sativa Japonica Group chromosome 10, ASM3414082v1 DNA encoding:
- the LOC4348760 gene encoding silicon efflux transporter LSI2-like; its protein translation is MVLASTPKVVLGCVAFTIFWVLAVFPSVPFMPVGRTAGSLLGAMLMVLFRVMTPEEAYAAIDLPILGLLFGTMVVSIFLERADMFKYLGNMLSWKSRGSKDLLFRVCVVSAVASALFTNDTTCVVLTEFILKVARQNNLPPQPFLLALASSSNIGSAATPIGNPQNLVIAVESGITFGQFLLGVFPAMVVGILANTCILLCYFWRYLSADRDQLEGGGGAHGPEVVADEEVTSHRFTPARMSHASSVNDSDCISEPIRRSESMNRADALRSRSYNSEGDIQVAIRSLRASSLSREMVEVSTVCDRRDVVVDGGGGGGPRKITRSTSHQRSVIIEDAPEQHQHPAGLFDGEKDKDDEAIGKRRRWKVIVWKYAVYLTTLGMLAALLLGLNMSWTAITAALILLALDFTDAQACLEKVSYSLLIFFCGMFITVDGFNKTGIPNTLWELVEPYARIDSPKGVVLLAIVILVLSNVASNVPTVLLLGTRVAASAAAISPASEKKAWLILAWVSTVAGNLTLLGSAANLIVCEQARRAQFFGYNLTFWSHLRFGVPSTIIVTAIGLLIVMSY